One window of Vitis riparia cultivar Riparia Gloire de Montpellier isolate 1030 chromosome 5, EGFV_Vit.rip_1.0, whole genome shotgun sequence genomic DNA carries:
- the LOC117914911 gene encoding glycine-rich protein 23, protein MASWCVMLILALAVVHATARKVPNDQAVLDAHVPKDGTPKGAAVGDKKNFITYGGVGGFAGVGGYAGVAGVLPVGGVGGVGGLGGAGGLGGLGGVGGLGGAGGVGGLGGAGGVGGLGGAGGLGGLGGAGGLGGGAGAGGGVGGVGGVGGAAGGGVGGGAGGGILPCP, encoded by the coding sequence atggcaAGTTGGTGCGTCATGTTGATACTTGCTTTGGCAGTGGTGCATGCAACTGCTCGTAAGGTACCAAACGACCAAGCAGTGTTGGATGCTCATGTACCAAAGGATGGCACACCCAAAGGGGCTGCCGTTGGAGACAAAAAGAATTTTATCACGTACGGTGGGGTTGGCGGCTTTGCTGGTGTCGGTGGCTATGCTGGAGTCGCCGGGGTGCTACCGGTCGGTGGCGTGGGAGGAGTTGGTGGACTTGGTGGTGCAGGAGGCCTTGGTGGGCTAGGTGGAGTGGGTGGGTTGGGCGGTGCTGGTGGGGTCGGTGGGCTGGGCGGTGCTGGTGGCGTAGGCGGGTTGGGCGGTGCAGGTGGCTTAGGTGGTTTGGGCGGTGCAGGTGGATTAGGTGGTGGTGCTGGTGCCGGTGGCGGAGTTGGTGGTGTTGGGGGTGTTGGTGGCGCCGCTGGTGGCGGAGTGGGTGGTGGAGCTGGCGGTGGCATCCTACCATGCCCTTGA